In the Anastrepha obliqua isolate idAnaObli1 chromosome 1, idAnaObli1_1.0, whole genome shotgun sequence genome, one interval contains:
- the LOC129251661 gene encoding uncharacterized protein LOC129251661, giving the protein MMEMLQVNLLIASLCCLAFFNNFAQCSTGGEDGKKGIIRNISRPSTYDIENWMARDRSAMQQDDHKKVQKKGLSRRYEHQPIERNFQTDAITSENVDPYKALPKNSHTLNKKLLKKLGFIKVKAPNSHHRKRLAVESRRHTSPDDSHMFIIKLPPNFVYYTNPRAEANSITDMKTHLQKTNVSTFPFSSNGKPGRIYHWNLPILQKYLGNKRPLPHFDANGRKYVINFKKIPNFQKSWENDSIEKSYKSNYKKSLKHKSPSYYAPTAAVNKNSFNRYFSGNGKPKGFYVIKENQKKDIYYKNIVP; this is encoded by the exons ATGATGGAAATGTTGCAAGTTAACCTATTGATTGCAAG cttgTGCTGCCTGgcctttttcaataatttcgcaCAATGCTCTACTGGAGGAGAAGATGGCAAGAAAGGTATAATTAGAAATATATCTCGGCCATCAACGTATGACATCGAAAATTGGATGGCAAGAGATAGAAGCGCAATGCAACAAGATGATCATAAGAAGGTGCAGAAGAAAGGACTATCACGTCGTTATGAGCATCAGCCAATAGAACGCAATTTCCAGACCGATGCAATAACATCCGAAAATGTGGACCCCTATAAAGCGCTGCCTAAAAACTCACACACATTAAATAAGAAGTTGCTCAA AAAACTTGGATTCATTAAAGTGAAGGCACCCAACAGTCATCACAGAAAACGTCTCGCGGTTGAATCAAGACGTCACACATCTCCCGATGATTCTCATATGTTCATTATAAAACTACCACCGAACTTCGTCTATTACACCAATCCAAGAGCTGAAGCTAATAGCATTACGGATATGAAAACGCAccttcaaaaaacaaat GTTTCAACTTTCCCATTTAGCTCCAATGGCAAGCCGGGCCGTATCTACCATTGGAATCTGCCAATATTGCAGAAATATCTCGGAAACAAACGGCCACTGCCACATTTTGATGCTAACGGAAGAAAATAtgttataaatttcaaaaaaattccaaattttcaaaaatcatggGAAAATGACAGCATTGAAAAATCCTATAAGTCCAACTATAAAAAGTCGCTCAAACATAAATCACCTTCGTACTATGCGCCCACTGCTGCAgtcaataaaaatagttttaatcgATATTTTTCAGGAAATGGAAAGCCGAAGGGCTTCTATGTCATAAAGGAGAATCAGAAAAAAGACATCTATTATAAGAATATTGTGCCATAA